One Pieris brassicae chromosome 11, ilPieBrab1.1, whole genome shotgun sequence DNA window includes the following coding sequences:
- the LOC123716666 gene encoding mediator of RNA polymerase II transcription subunit 30 isoform X1 — translation MAGQGHQFPGNFQGNPAMRSGYGAGPMPGQMQTMPNQLAGVMGGPMGAAGMVGMGNQMVPPGYGAPMQNQMANMGMAAQGLVGVPGPPGMGPQGVQPTVPGAMQPGTVQTPTAPGPPPAPSQPPQSKDFNMASLCKFGQETVQDIVSRTQEMFQTLKAAAPPSGTALGESASHDKRAKMQEQLRTIRLLFKRLRLIYDKCSETCQGMEYTHMESLVPLKDAPDHKALDERRHSDAYRAALDQNRELVEQVVLKNKQLKEVITSLRTIIWEINVMLTMRRS, via the exons atggCTGGTCAAGGACATCAATTCCCTGGAAACTTCCAAGGAAATCCTGCTATGCGGTCAGGATATGGGGCGGGCCCAATGCCGGGTCAGATGCAGACAATGCCCAACCAGTTAGCTG GTGTAATGGGTGGTCCCATGGGTGCAGCTGGTATGGTGGGCATGGGCAACCAAATGGTCCCCCCTGGATATGGAGCTCCAATGCAGAATCAAATGGCTAATATGGGAATGGCAGCTCAG GGCCTGGTAGGTGTACCTGGGCCACCAGGAATGGGTCCACAAGGAGTTCAACCAACAG TTCCAGGAGCAATGCAACCAGGCACAGTGCAGACCCCAACAGCCCCTGGCCCTCCACCAGCTCCAAGCCAACCCCCTCAAAGCAAAGACTTCAATATGGCATCTTTATGCAA GTTTGGACAGGAGACGGTACAGGATATCGTATCTCGGACACAGGAGATGTTTCAAACGCTGAAGGCCGCGGCGCCGCCATCTGGCACAGCCCTCGGCGAGAGCGCGTCCCACGACAAGCGCGCCAAGATGCAAGAGCAGCTCCGAACTATCCGACTGTTGTTCAAACGATTGCGCCTGATCTACGACAAATGCAGTGAAACATGCCAAGGAATGGAGTACACGCACATGGAGAGCCTCGTGCCGCTTAAGGATGCACCTGACCATAAAGCCCTGGACGAGCGAAGGCATTCCGACGCCTACCGTGCCGCCCTTGACCAGAATAGAGAGCTGGTGGAGCAAGTAGTACTCAAAAACAAGCAGCTCAAAGAAGTCATCACCAGCCTTCGTACAATTATCTGGGAGATCAATGTGATGCTCACGATGCGCAGGTCCTAA
- the LOC123716666 gene encoding mediator of RNA polymerase II transcription subunit 30 isoform X2: protein MGGPMGAAGMVGMGNQMVPPGYGAPMQNQMANMGMAAQGLVGVPGPPGMGPQGVQPTVPGAMQPGTVQTPTAPGPPPAPSQPPQSKDFNMASLCKFGQETVQDIVSRTQEMFQTLKAAAPPSGTALGESASHDKRAKMQEQLRTIRLLFKRLRLIYDKCSETCQGMEYTHMESLVPLKDAPDHKALDERRHSDAYRAALDQNRELVEQVVLKNKQLKEVITSLRTIIWEINVMLTMRRS, encoded by the exons ATGGGTGGTCCCATGGGTGCAGCTGGTATGGTGGGCATGGGCAACCAAATGGTCCCCCCTGGATATGGAGCTCCAATGCAGAATCAAATGGCTAATATGGGAATGGCAGCTCAG GGCCTGGTAGGTGTACCTGGGCCACCAGGAATGGGTCCACAAGGAGTTCAACCAACAG TTCCAGGAGCAATGCAACCAGGCACAGTGCAGACCCCAACAGCCCCTGGCCCTCCACCAGCTCCAAGCCAACCCCCTCAAAGCAAAGACTTCAATATGGCATCTTTATGCAA GTTTGGACAGGAGACGGTACAGGATATCGTATCTCGGACACAGGAGATGTTTCAAACGCTGAAGGCCGCGGCGCCGCCATCTGGCACAGCCCTCGGCGAGAGCGCGTCCCACGACAAGCGCGCCAAGATGCAAGAGCAGCTCCGAACTATCCGACTGTTGTTCAAACGATTGCGCCTGATCTACGACAAATGCAGTGAAACATGCCAAGGAATGGAGTACACGCACATGGAGAGCCTCGTGCCGCTTAAGGATGCACCTGACCATAAAGCCCTGGACGAGCGAAGGCATTCCGACGCCTACCGTGCCGCCCTTGACCAGAATAGAGAGCTGGTGGAGCAAGTAGTACTCAAAAACAAGCAGCTCAAAGAAGTCATCACCAGCCTTCGTACAATTATCTGGGAGATCAATGTGATGCTCACGATGCGCAGGTCCTAA